One window of Kineococcus endophyticus genomic DNA carries:
- the gcvH gene encoding glycine cleavage system protein GcvH: MSNVPADLRYTSEHEWVRVEADGSVRVGITDHAQDQLGDVVYVSLPAEGEQVSAGGAIGEVESTKSVSEITAPVSGTVSGHNPGLETRPDLVNVDPYGEGWMFTITPSDPSEVEALLDAEAYTAHAG, from the coding sequence ATGTCGAACGTCCCCGCCGACCTGCGCTACACCAGCGAGCACGAGTGGGTGCGCGTGGAGGCCGACGGCTCCGTCCGCGTCGGGATCACCGACCACGCCCAGGACCAGCTCGGCGACGTCGTCTACGTCTCCCTGCCGGCCGAGGGCGAGCAGGTGAGCGCCGGCGGCGCGATCGGCGAGGTCGAGTCGACCAAGAGCGTCAGCGAGATCACCGCGCCGGTCTCCGGCACGGTCTCGGGCCACAACCCCGGGCTGGAGACGCGCCCGGACCTCGTGAACGTCGACCCCTACGGCGAGGGCTGGATGTTCACCATCACCCCCAGCGACCCGTCCGAGGTCGAGGCGCTGCTGGACGCCGAGGCGTACACCGCGCACGCCGGCTGA
- a CDS encoding FHA domain-containing protein — protein sequence MSAPGSEPTNGPTGSEEGTPPGRPGQERPVDSTMSFAGLAVPEVHESADRGLTADDTEAIDALPAGSALLVVRRGPNAGSRFLLDAERTSAGRHQTSDIFLDDVTVSRKHAEFLRAPDPVTGPGFRVRDVGSLNGTYVNRERIDDVLLAAGDEVQIGKYRLEYHPSPRVGQ from the coding sequence ATGTCCGCGCCGGGCTCTGAGCCGACCAACGGGCCGACGGGTTCGGAGGAGGGCACGCCCCCCGGACGTCCGGGCCAGGAGCGACCCGTCGACTCCACGATGTCCTTCGCCGGGCTCGCGGTCCCCGAGGTGCACGAGAGCGCCGACCGCGGGCTGACGGCCGACGACACCGAAGCCATCGACGCCCTCCCCGCGGGGTCGGCGCTCCTCGTCGTCCGCCGCGGGCCGAACGCGGGTTCGCGCTTCCTCCTCGACGCCGAGCGCACGTCCGCCGGCCGGCACCAGACGAGCGACATCTTCCTCGACGACGTCACCGTCTCGCGCAAGCACGCCGAGTTCCTCCGCGCGCCGGACCCGGTGACGGGCCCGGGCTTCCGCGTCCGCGACGTCGGCAGCCTCAACGGCACGTACGTCAACCGCGAACGCATCGACGACGTCCTGCTCGCCGCGGGCGACGAGGTCCAGATCGGCAAGTACCGGCTCGAGTACCACCCGAGCCCGCGGGTGGGGCAGTGA
- the ftsR gene encoding transcriptional regulator FtsR, with protein sequence MTIGEVMAILSPEFSDITISKIRFLEEQGLVEPGRTPSGYRKFSSDDVDRLRYVLSAQRDHYLPLRVIREHLEAMDRGLQVPDPVDAAPRVPGTEPPVTAGVERFDGHAAGLRLTRGELLRESGVEADLLDALEGYGVLSPAPGGPWYDGEALEVLRAAAALAAHGIEARHLRMFRTAADREVALADQVAAPLQRTGQRDQVAREIAAAGLRLHTALVAGALGRTVR encoded by the coding sequence ATGACCATCGGGGAGGTCATGGCGATCCTGTCGCCGGAGTTCTCCGACATCACCATCTCCAAGATCCGCTTCCTCGAGGAGCAGGGGCTCGTCGAGCCGGGGCGCACGCCGTCGGGCTACCGGAAGTTCTCCTCCGACGACGTCGACCGGCTGCGGTACGTCCTGTCCGCCCAGCGCGACCACTACCTCCCGCTCAGGGTCATCCGCGAGCACCTCGAGGCGATGGACCGCGGCCTGCAGGTGCCGGACCCGGTGGACGCGGCGCCACGGGTCCCCGGCACCGAACCCCCGGTGACGGCGGGTGTCGAGCGCTTCGACGGCCACGCCGCCGGACTGCGGCTGACCCGCGGCGAGCTGCTGCGCGAGTCCGGGGTGGAGGCCGACCTGCTCGACGCCCTCGAGGGGTACGGCGTGCTGTCGCCGGCCCCCGGCGGCCCCTGGTACGACGGCGAGGCCCTCGAGGTGCTGCGCGCGGCGGCCGCCCTCGCGGCCCACGGCATCGAGGCCCGGCACCTGCGGATGTTCCGGACGGCCGCCGACCGCGAGGTCGCGCTGGCCGACCAGGTCGCCGCGCCCCTGCAGCGGACGGGCCAGCGCGACCAGGTCGCGCGGGAGATCGCCGCCGCCGGTCTGCGGCTGCACACGGCCCTCGTCGCGGGTGCCCTCGGACGCACCGTCCGCTGA